The sequence below is a genomic window from Flavobacterium keumense.
GAAATGCAATGGTACGAACATTGGAAAGCTACCCGTTTAAAATGGCATTTATCTTTGGGATTAGGAAAAGATACCGTTTTCACGATCACGAAAAATTAGCACATTATGCTAATGCGGCTGCTGATATTGAATTTGATTTTCCTTTTGGATTCAAAGAATTAGAAGGAATTCACTCGCGTACTGATTTTGATTTGAAAGCACACGAACAATACTCGGGTAGAAAATTACAATATTTTGATGCGGAACTGAACCAAAATTATGTGCCGTATGTAGTAGAAACTTCCGTAGGATTAGACAGAATGTTCTTAGCTGTTTTTGCTACTTCATTAAAAGAAGAAACTTTAGAAGATGGTTCAACACGAACTGTTTTAAGCTTGCCAGCGGTATTGGCGCCAACAAAAGCAGCGATTTTACCATTGGTAAAAAAAGATGGATTACCAGAAATAGCCCAACAAATTATTGCTGATTTGAAATGGGATTTCAATGTGACTTATGATGAGAAAGATGCGGTAGGAAGACGCTACAGAAGACAAGATGCCTTAGGAACCCCTTTCTGTGTCACTGTGGACCATCAAACTGCCGAAGACCAAACGATTACTATACGTCATAGAGATACTATGAAACAAGACCGTGTTAAAATTACCGACTTGAAAGCTATTATTGAGAACGAAGTTTCAATGAAAAATTGGTTAATGAAGATGAACCAGTAAATGTTTGAAGTACGATATTAGATGTACGAAATATCAAGAAGTCCCAAATTTAATTCAGTTTGGGACTTTTTTTGTTCCTATTTTTTAAAATTGATAACCGATACCAATTCCGCCACGGCCTATAAATTCCATGCGGTCTACGTTATCTTCTTTGTAAAAAAGATTTCTACCAAGACCAGCGTTGAGTTCAAATATAACGCCAGATTTAGTAATCCATTTACCTCCAAGAGTAAATCCTAACGCAAAATCATTAACTGTGGCATTTCTTAAAGCTACATAGTTCATGTTCTCTAACGTATAGGCTTTTGTTTTGTAATTGTTAATCATCCCAAAACCCTCTACAAAAAAACCAGACACTTTTTTGTTTCCAAAATAGACGCGATAGTAAGGAGTCAAACTGAATTTTTTATCTAAATCTTTGTCATAAGCGATGAATATACTGGCACCATAACTACTATTGTCATTTAGGTATCTTTCATAGCTACTATCCAAAGCTCCTGCAAGAAGTAAAAAAGCATTTCCCTTTATTTCGTAT
It includes:
- a CDS encoding DUF3575 domain-containing protein encodes the protein MKKLITTICLFSFLLSFSQDQKIATSKKYEIKGNAFLLLAGALDSSYERYLNDNSSYGASIFIAYDKDLDKKFSLTPYYRVYFGNKKVSGFFVEGFGMINNYKTKAYTLENMNYVALRNATVNDFALGFTLGGKWITKSGVIFELNAGLGRNLFYKEDNVDRMEFIGRGGIGIGYQF